From Segatella copri, the proteins below share one genomic window:
- the trpD gene encoding anthranilate phosphoribosyltransferase: MEMKDILNRMLNHEELSREETRDIIVGITKSDFPEEQITALLTGLQMRGVTVDELLGFRDGILATGVPAILDCDRYIDVVGTGGDRKNTFNISTTSCFVIAGAGYKVAKHGNYAATSVSGASNVIKNHGVQFTDDIDKLNRSINEAGIVYLHAQLFAKAMKFVGPIRKALQFPTVFNLLGPLVNPSQPKCQLLGVANLDQMRLYNQVYQKLGIDFGIVNSIDGYDEISLTGDFKVTTNNYEKIFKPQGLGFEIAKPEEVRGGATEEEAKDIFDAVLENRALPAQKNIVLANAAFGIQVMEKGQKSIEECVEIARESIDSGKALATFKKFVEINS, translated from the coding sequence ATGGAAATGAAGGACATTTTGAACAGAATGTTGAACCATGAGGAACTTTCCCGTGAGGAAACCCGAGACATCATTGTAGGAATCACTAAGAGTGATTTTCCTGAGGAACAGATTACAGCCCTGCTCACCGGTTTGCAGATGAGAGGCGTAACGGTAGATGAACTGCTCGGTTTCCGTGACGGAATTCTTGCCACAGGCGTGCCAGCCATCCTGGATTGCGACCGCTACATTGACGTGGTGGGAACCGGTGGCGACCGCAAGAACACCTTTAACATTTCTACTACTTCCTGCTTCGTCATTGCGGGTGCGGGTTACAAGGTGGCAAAGCACGGCAACTATGCGGCTACTTCGGTGAGCGGTGCTAGCAACGTCATCAAGAACCACGGTGTCCAGTTTACCGATGATATAGACAAGCTGAACCGCAGCATCAACGAGGCAGGCATCGTTTATCTTCATGCCCAGCTCTTCGCCAAGGCAATGAAGTTTGTAGGTCCTATCCGCAAGGCTTTGCAGTTTCCTACCGTGTTCAACCTGTTAGGTCCTCTTGTTAATCCTAGTCAGCCTAAGTGCCAGTTGCTGGGTGTAGCCAATCTCGACCAGATGCGCCTTTACAATCAGGTTTACCAGAAACTAGGCATTGATTTCGGCATTGTTAACAGCATCGACGGATATGATGAAATTTCACTCACCGGCGACTTCAAGGTAACCACCAACAACTATGAGAAGATCTTCAAGCCTCAGGGTCTCGGTTTCGAGATAGCCAAACCGGAAGAGGTGCGAGGCGGAGCAACCGAGGAAGAGGCTAAGGACATCTTTGATGCAGTACTTGAAAACCGTGCCCTCCCAGCCCAGAAGAACATCGTTCTCGCCAATGCAGCCTTCGGCATCCAGGTAATGGAGAAGGGACAGAAGAGCATAGAGGAATGTGTGGAGATAGCAAGAGAGAGCATTGACTCGGGTAAGGCGCTCGCTACCTTCAAGAAATTCGTAGAGATCAACAGTTAA
- the trpC gene encoding indole-3-glycerol phosphate synthase TrpC → MADILEEIVAHKRIEIEQRKRFIQPRQMITLTEQKMQEDGGKVPGGSMKESLMNSETGIIAEFKRKSPSKGWIKQEGKPSIIPLAYQQNGASALSILTDIDYFGGYDEYIQEARHVGVTLPILYKNFVVEEYQLLQARYCGASAVLLIAACLTKEECKQLMNMAHQLGMEVLLEMHNERDFEYAELEPDMYGINNRNLGTFFTDVENSFRLAEKLPKDVCRVSESGISNPQTVLRLREEGGFRGFLMGEQFMKQADPGVALQEFIKQLKQ, encoded by the coding sequence ATGGCTGATATTTTAGAGGAAATTGTGGCTCATAAAAGAATAGAGATTGAGCAGCGTAAGCGCTTTATCCAGCCACGGCAGATGATAACCCTCACCGAGCAGAAAATGCAGGAAGATGGGGGAAAGGTGCCGGGCGGAAGCATGAAGGAGTCGCTGATGAACTCGGAAACGGGAATCATTGCTGAATTCAAGCGCAAATCGCCTTCTAAGGGCTGGATCAAACAGGAAGGTAAGCCGAGCATCATCCCGCTCGCCTACCAGCAGAACGGAGCCTCGGCGCTCAGCATCCTCACCGACATTGATTACTTCGGAGGATATGATGAGTATATTCAGGAGGCGCGCCATGTGGGCGTTACCCTACCTATCTTATATAAGAACTTCGTGGTAGAGGAATACCAGCTGCTGCAGGCGAGATACTGCGGAGCTTCTGCCGTGCTGCTCATTGCGGCCTGCCTGACCAAGGAGGAGTGTAAGCAACTCATGAACATGGCACACCAGCTGGGCATGGAGGTACTGCTCGAGATGCATAATGAGCGCGACTTCGAGTATGCTGAACTGGAACCGGATATGTACGGCATCAACAACCGAAATCTCGGAACCTTCTTTACTGATGTGGAGAACAGCTTCAGATTGGCAGAGAAACTTCCGAAGGATGTGTGCAGGGTGAGCGAGAGTGGCATCTCCAACCCGCAGACGGTTCTCCGGTTGAGAGAAGAAGGCGGCTTCAGAGGTTTCCTGATGGGCGAACAGTTCATGAAACAGGCTGACCCGGGCGTGGCGCTTCAAGAGTTTATTAAGCAGTTGAAACAATAA